A single genomic interval of Lewinellaceae bacterium harbors:
- a CDS encoding addiction module protein, with protein sequence MSIQAIKEEVSKLSREEQAELIHFMVELLTKDDFQLSEAWKEELDRREQALDKGESIGRPASDVIAKYKAH encoded by the coding sequence ATGAGTATTCAAGCTATAAAAGAGGAAGTAAGCAAACTGAGCCGGGAAGAGCAGGCGGAGTTGATCCACTTCATGGTAGAACTCCTGACCAAAGACGATTTCCAGCTATCAGAAGCCTGGAAGGAGGAACTCGACCGCAGGGAGCAAGCCCTGGATAAAGGAGAGTCCATAGGCAGGCCCGCCAGTGATGTTATTGCAAAATATAAAGCGCACTGA
- a CDS encoding type II toxin-antitoxin system RelE/ParE family toxin: MPGYHVIIQPEAEQDLDEAYQYLEGQKTGLGFELLADLTEIVELLEDNPFLFPTIYGEKRRAVIQRFRYNLIFKIVEENVFILAIMHGSRDPRRWEDRK, from the coding sequence ATGCCGGGTTATCATGTTATCATCCAGCCCGAAGCGGAGCAAGACCTGGATGAGGCTTACCAATACCTGGAAGGCCAAAAAACCGGACTAGGCTTCGAATTACTGGCGGATCTCACCGAGATTGTCGAACTCCTGGAAGACAACCCTTTTCTGTTTCCTACCATTTATGGCGAAAAAAGAAGAGCTGTGATCCAACGGTTCAGATACAACCTGATCTTCAAGATCGTTGAAGAAAATGTGTTCATTTTGGCCATTATGCATGGTAGCCGAGATCCCCGAAGATGGGAGGATAGAAAGTGA
- a CDS encoding DUF4240 domain-containing protein: MSMTTKISVPLSEVDEKFLKELKEKYPSHTRLDIQVVNLDDIPTFTEEDFWSIIGLLDWNAETRNEVLTPAVEALAQHPASHIYLFEDILAEKLYALDTKAHARAAYPKDSFSEDGFLYVRAAVVAQGKEKYKQILQGPAQINPDEDFEPLLSLAALAYEQKTGSEFDYPSPTSYETYANEASWQ; the protein is encoded by the coding sequence ATGAGTATGACCACCAAGATCAGCGTGCCCTTATCCGAAGTCGACGAAAAGTTCCTGAAGGAACTCAAAGAGAAGTATCCCAGTCATACCCGCCTGGACATTCAGGTGGTCAACCTGGACGATATTCCTACTTTTACAGAGGAAGACTTCTGGAGCATTATCGGCCTGCTGGATTGGAATGCTGAAACCAGAAATGAAGTATTGACCCCGGCCGTTGAAGCCCTCGCTCAGCATCCTGCCAGCCACATCTACCTCTTCGAAGACATACTCGCCGAAAAACTCTATGCGCTGGACACCAAAGCCCACGCCCGAGCGGCTTACCCAAAGGATTCCTTCTCGGAAGATGGCTTTCTGTATGTGAGGGCTGCCGTCGTTGCTCAGGGTAAAGAAAAATATAAGCAGATTTTACAAGGCCCTGCACAAATCAATCCGGATGAAGATTTCGAACCGCTGCTCTCCCTGGCAGCACTGGCTTATGAACAAAAAACCGGTTCTGAATTCGACTACCCCTCCCCTACCAGCTACGAAACCTACGCTAACGAAGCGAGCTGGCAGTAA